The Melospiza georgiana isolate bMelGeo1 chromosome 1, bMelGeo1.pri, whole genome shotgun sequence genome contains the following window.
CGGGGGTCCCATGGGAGGTGACTCCAGGCAGCGCGAATGTTCTTCCCCCCTTCCCAGCGCGGTCCCCGCATTCCCGGGCAGGAGGGGGCCGCGTTTCCACCGCTGCcgcctcctgcccttcccatcccttcccatccccgCCGCGGGCGATGCTCACCTTGAGGTACTCGTTCTCCGAGCGCAGCTCCTCCACCTCCCGCTGCAGCTCCTCCGGGGCTGCCGGCGGCGGCTCCCCGCGGCTCGGGGCTCTCGCCCCGCCCGTGGCCGCAGGGAGCGCATCCCCGCGGGAGCCGAGGGCCGCCGGAGCTCcgcgcccggggccggggccggtgcGGGGCTGCTCGGCGGCAGGATGGGCGGCGGGATGGGCGGCGGGATGAGCGGCGGGCTGCTCCCGCTCTCGGTCGCTGGAGCCGGTGCCGGACTCGGCGTCGCTGCTGGCGGCCGGGGCCAGGCGCTGCTCGTCCGAGAGCGGCTCGGAGGGGCAGTCGGAGAGGTCGGAGCTGCTGTCCGTGTGGCCGACGCGggccagcgccgccgccgcaTGGCCGCTGCCCGCCGCGGCTCCCCGCTTCGCCTTCCTGCCCTtgccgggcggcggggccgcctcCCCGCC
Protein-coding sequences here:
- the LOC131083565 gene encoding microtubule cross-linking factor 1-like produces the protein MEALNGPAAGPGDALRPPPPSPGHHHPHAEKKRPHRAPSPARPFLKDLHARAAAKPPPAPPKSPGLPARAPSSPHPGAHQPSAGLLPAPGRLSRRPAAPGGKAAAVPVTAVGRAGAKAAPCAKRAARGPEPGPGGRGAGRQPGGEAAPPPGKGRKAKRGAAAGSGHAAAALARVGHTDSSSDLSDCPSEPLSDEQRLAPAASSDAESGTGSSDREREQPAAHPAAHPAAHPAAEQPRTGPGPGRGAPAALGSRGDALPAATGGARAPSRGEPPPAAPEELQREVEELRSENEYLKVSIARGGDGKGWEGQEAAAVETRPPPARECGDRAGKGGRTFALPGVTSHGTPALAGPNAEFYPQEGNRGRESQPGASAPSSPAPRSGSAAQLEDS